One window of Trifolium pratense cultivar HEN17-A07 linkage group LG5, ARS_RC_1.1, whole genome shotgun sequence genomic DNA carries:
- the LOC123883023 gene encoding TMV resistance protein N-like: protein MAYTFIDDEASSSSSSSCWSNHVFLSFRGEDTRRGFTDHLFASLERKGIKTFKDDYDLNKGEKISNELNKAIEESMFAIIILSPNYASSTWCLDELQKIVECNKSFGQAVFPIFYGVDPSDVRNQRGSFDEAFRKHEEKFRNDRMKVERWRDALREVASYSGWDSKDRHEASLVDTVVEHIQKKLIPRLKVKDNLVGMDSRIKEVYSLLGMGLNDVRFIGIWGMGGIGKTTVARELFETIKDKFKVSCFLADIRETVSKINGLVHIQSELLSHLDIRSNDFYNVYDGKKILANSLRNKKVLLVLDDVSELSQLENLAGKQEWFGPGSRVIITSRDKHLLITHGVNETYKAQGLVKKEALKLFCLKAFKENHPKEEYLSLCQEVVEYVKGLPLALDVLGSHLYGRTVEVWHSALEQIRSVPHSKIHGTLKISYDSLQSMEKNMFLDIACFFKGMDKNAVIEILEDCGDYPKIGIDILIERSLVTFERGNNKLWMHDLLQEMGRNIVLQESPNDPGKRSRLWSQKDIDQVLRKNKGTDKIQGIAMDLVEPYEASWNYEAFSKISQLRFLKLCEIKLPLGLNCLPSSLKVLDWRGCPLKTLPLNNHLDEIVDLKLSHSKIEQLWHGTQFLENLNSINLSFSMSLKRSPDFVGVPNLESLVLDGCTSLTEIHPSLLSHKKLVLLNLKGCKKLKTLPCKIEMSSVKVLLLSGCCEFKHLPEFNESMKNLSQLYLEETAITKLPSSLGFLESLTLLDLENCKNLVCLPDTICELKSLLTLNVSGCSKIRSFPEGLKEIKSLEELLANETAIEELPSSVFYLENLKVISFSGCKGVVSKSVNTFFLPFSQLLGSPQEPTGFRLPPKLYLPSLVKLNLSYCNLSEKSMPKDFANLSSLIALNLDGNNFVSTPSCISQLPKLEYLGLNCCEMLQTLSEFQSSMRLLDASNCGSFETSKSNLSRPCSLFATRPQRHSHLPIVLESFLKAHELGLPKARFDMLITGSEIPSWFTPSKYVSWTHMPVPHEYPPTEWVGLALCFMLISFYNQPELCDHEVTCYLFGPNGKLFIKSRHLSPMEPYVPHLYILYLSIEECRERFCEGGDCSQIEFVLKTYCCDALQVKRCGSRLVCKQDVEDVYKNYC, encoded by the exons ATGGCATATACCTTCATAGATGATGAagcatcttcatcttcatcttcttcttgttgGAGTAACCATGTTTTCTTGAGTTTTAGAGGCGAAGATACTCGCCGAGGTTTCACcgatcatctttttgcttcatTGGAAAGAAAAGGTATCAAAACATTTAAGGATGATTATGATCTTAATAAGGGAGAAAAGATATCAAATGAACTCAATAAAGCCATTGAAGAATCTATGTTTGCTATCATCATTCTCTCACCAAACTATGCTTCTTCAACATGGTGTTTAGATGAGCTACAAAAGATTGTTGAATGCAACAAAAGTTTTGGTCAAGCTGTTTTTCCAATCTTCTATGGTGTTGATCCTTCTGATGTTAGGAATCAGAGAGGAAGCTTTGATGAAGCTTTtagaaaacatgaagaaaaattCAGAAATGATAGAATGAAAGTGGAAAGGTGGAGAGATGCTTTGAGAGAAGTTGCTAGTTACTCTGGCTGGGACTCCAAGGACAG GCATGAGGCTTCCTTGGTGGATACAGTAGTTGAACATATTCAGAAAAAATTGATTCCAAGATTGAAGGTTAAAGATAACCTTGTTGGAATGGATTCGCGGATAAAGGAAGTATATTCGCTACTAGGAATGGGATTAAACGACGTTCGCTTCATAGGCATATGGGGCATGGGCGGCATAGGAAAGACAACTGTTGCTAGAGAACTGTTTGAAACGATCAAAGACAAATTCAAGGTTAGTTGCTTTCTTGCAGACATTAGAGAAACAGTTTCTAAGATAAATGGCTTAGTTCACATCCAAAGTGAACTTCTTTCTCATCTCGATATAAGAAGCAACGATTTTTATAACGTTTATGATGGAAAAAAGATATTAGCAAACTCCTTAAGAAACAAAAAGGTTCTTCTTGTTCTTGATGATGTAAGTGAATTAAGCCAACTGGAGAATTTAGCCGGGAAGCAAGAATGGTTTGGTCCAGGAAGTAGAGTAATAATCACAAGTAGAGATAAGCACTTATTAATAACACATGGAGTGAATGAAACTTATAAGGCTCAAGGCTTAGTTAAAAAAGAAGCACTTAAGCTCTTTTGTTTGAAAGCATTTAAAGAAAATCATCCTAAAGAAGAGTATTTGAGTTTGTGTCAAGAAGTGGTTGAATATGTAAAAGGTCTTCCATTAGCACTTGATGTATTGGGTTCACATCTTTATGGAAGAACTGTTGAGGTTTGGCATAGTGCTTTAGAACAAATAAGAAGTGTTCCTCATTCCAAAATCCATGGTACATTGAAAATAAGCTATGATAGCTTACAATCTATGGAGAAAAATATGTTTCTAGATATTGCATGTTTCTTCAAAGGAATGGACAAAAATGCAGTAATAGAAATATTAGAAGATTGTGGTGATTATCCAAAAATTggaattgatattttgattgaaAGATCTTTGGTAACTTTTGAAAGAGGGAACAATAAGTTGTGGATGCATGATTTGCTTCAAGAAATGGGAAGGAATATTGTGTTACAAGAATCTCCGAATGATCCTGGAAAACGCAGTAGGTTATGGTCTCAAAAAGACATTGATCAAGTATTGAGAAAAAATAAG GGAACTGATAAAATTCAAGGCATAGCTATGGACTTAGTTGAACCATATGAAGCAAGTTGGAACTATGAAGCCTTCTCCAAAATAAGTCAGCTAAGATTTCTCAAATTATGTGAAATAAAACTTCCCCTTGGCCTCAATTGCTTGCCTAGTTCACTAAAAGTTCTTGATTGGAGAGGTTGTCCTTTGAAAACTCTGCCACTCAATAATCATTTGGATGAAATTGTTGATCTCAAATTGTCTCATAGCAAAATAGAACAACTTTGGCATGGAACACAG tttcTTGAAAATCTGAATTCCATCAACTTGAGCTTTTCGATGTCTCTAAAGCGATCGCCGGACTTTGTTGGTGTTCCAAATCTTGAATCATTGGTTCTTGATGGTTGTACAAGCTTAACTGAGATTCATCCCTCCCTTTTAAGCCACAAGAAACTTGTTCTATTGAATTTGAAAGGTTGCAAAAAGCTCAAAACTCTTCCATGTAAAATAGAGATGAGTTCCGTGAAGGTTTTACTTCTTTCTGGTTGCTGTGAATTTAAACATCTTCCGGAGTTCAATGAAAGCATGAAAAATCTATCACAGCTTTATTTAGAAGAGACTGCTATAACAAAACTACCATCTTCACTTGGATTTCTTGAATCTCTTACTCTTTTGGATTTAGAAAATTGCAAGAATCTTGTTTGTCTTCCAGATACAATATGTGAGTTGAAGTCCCTCTTAACTCTAAATGTTTCTGGCTGCTCGAAAATCCGTAGTTTTCCAGAAGGTCTAAAAGAAATCAAGTCTTTAGAGGAACTTTTGGCAAATGAAACTGCTATTGAAGAACTACCTTCATCGGTTTTTTATCTTGAAAACCTCAAAGTAATATCATTTTCTGGATGCAAAGGAGTAGTTTCCAAGTCAGTGAATACATTTTTTCTACCCTTTTCACAGCTACTAGGTAGTCCACAAGAACCTACTGGATTTAGATTGCCACCTAAGTTATATCTACCCTCTTTGGTGAAATTAAATTTAAGTTATTGCAATCTATCTGAAAAATCAATGCCAAAAGATTTTGCCAACTTATCTTCCTTGATTGCTTTGAATCTCGACGGAAACAATTTTGTTAGTACACCAAGTTGCATTTCACAACTTCCAAAGCTTGAATATCTTGGCCTAAACTGCTGTGAAATGCTTCAGACGTTGTCAGAGTTTCAATCAAGTATGAGGTTATTGGATGCAAGTAATTGTGGTTCGTttgaaacttccaaatccaATCTATCTAGACCATGCAGTCTCTTTGCTACGCGTCCACAACGACACTCACATTTACCAATAGTACTGGAGAGCTTTCTGAAG GCACATGAACTTGGTCTACCTAAAGCAAGATTTGACATGCTTATCACAGGGAGTGAAATTCCTTCATGGTTTACACCTTCAAAATATGTTAGTTGGACACATATGCCAGTCCCTCATGAGTATCCTCCAACTGAATGGGTAGGACTTGCTTTGTGTTTTATGTTGATTAGTTTTTATAATCAACCTGAGTTGTGTGATCATGAAGTAACTTGTTACTTGTTTGGACCCAACGGTAAGTTGTTTATCAAAAGCCGGCATTTATCTCCTATGGAACCCTATGTCCCTCACCTTTATATTCTCTATCTGTCCATCGAAGAATGTCGTGAGAGATTTTGTGAAGGTGGTGACTGCAGTCAAATTGAATTTGTCTTGAAAACTTACTGTTGTGATGCATTGCAAGTAAAAAGGTGCGGTTCTCGCTTGGTATGCAAGCAAGATGTTGAAGATGTTTACAAAAATTATTGCTAG
- the LOC123886337 gene encoding cinnamoyl-CoA reductase 1-like has protein sequence MSIASMNQQSCEERAKCKIINKAHISRTNSCPALLWSTKKFKGGDTLENKHQRIGRTVDARDVADAILLTYENHEAEERYICTSQAITARDLVEKLKSLFPNYKYPTNYTELDDYRMLSSEKLQSLGWKFRPLEETLIDSVKSYEESGVL, from the exons ATGTCTATTGCTAGTATGAAT CAGCAGAGTTGTGAAGAAAGAGCCAAATGCAAGATCATAAATAAAGCACACATCAGTAGAACTAATAGCTGTCCGGCACTTTTGTGGagtacaaaaaaatttaaag GCGGTGATACATTGGAGAATAAGCACCAGCGGATTGGTCGGACAGTTGACGCACGAGACGTAGCTGATGCGATACTGTTGACTTATGAGAATCATGAAGCAGAAGAGAGATACATATGCACTTCACAGGCTATCACGGCCCGAGATTTGGTGGAGAAATTGAAGAGTCTATTTCCAAACTACAAGTACCCTACAAA TTATACTGAGTTGGATGATTACAGAATGCTGAGCTCAGAGAAACTGCAAAGTTTAGGTTGGAAATTCAGGCCATTGGAAGAAACATTAATTGATTCTGTTAAAAGCTATGAGGAATCTGGAGTACTCTAA
- the LOC123886336 gene encoding cinnamoyl-CoA reductase 1-like: protein MATNGGANKKVCVTGAGGFVASWLVKLLLAKGYSVHGTVRQPGSKKYEHLLKLERASENLTLFEADILNYESVYKAIVGCTAVFHVASPVPSTVVPNPEVTKTYFESSSLVFGVCLVPLYEEAKLIQDV from the exons ATGGCAACAAACGGGGGTGCTAATAAGAAGGTTTGTGTAACTGGGGCTGGAGGGTTTGTAGCATCATGGCTTGTTAAGCTTCTTCTTGCCAAAGGTTACTCTGTCCATGGAACTGTCAGACAACCTG GTAGTAAGAAATATGAACACTTGCTTAAACTCGAGAGAGCTTCTGAGAACCTTACACTTTTCGAAGCAGATATCTTGAATTATGAATCTGTTTACAAAGCAATTGTCGGATGCACTGCTGTCTTCCATGTTGCAAGCCCTGTACCTTCAACAGTTGTACCAAATCCTGAGGTAACCAAAACATATTTCGaatcttcttctcttgttttcggtgtatgtttggttccacTTTATGAGGAGGCAAAATTGATTCAAGATGTGTAG
- the LOC123883024 gene encoding ferric reduction oxidase 2-like, with protein MAQENVKRSPSQIKYGMIQITIRLLAILLFLGLVFLFIMMPTTTYKQKWIPKVQAKTNNSTYFGAQGLKFILYALPVFLIATLGCVYLHIAKKSYECNNIDIGNGKNRETTIWNRPILVKGPLGIVSSTEIAFLLMFIGLLVWSLATWLHNDFANITSEPPEDGQKVWQEKLESAGLRLGLVGNICLTLLFFPVTRGSSVLPLFGLTSESSIKYHIWIGHVLMTIFTSHGICYIIYWASTNQISEMLKWEKVGISNVAGEISLLAGLFLWVATIPKIRRKFFELFFYTHNLYIIFMIFFIFHVGISYAFYMLPGFYLFLVDRYLRFLQSRREVRLVSSRVLPCETVELNFAKGHGLSYNPTSVMFINVPSISKLQWHPFTITSNSKLEPEKLSVVIKSEGPWTQKLYQILSNPAPIDRLAISIEGPYGPASTNYLRHDTLVMVSGGSGITPFISIIRELIYLSTTFKCKTPNIVLICSFKSTSYLSMLDLILPITGTPSDISNLQIQIEAYITRDKEFKSDIPIHPQTLWFKPNPTDAPIHAMLGPNSWLWLGAIISSSFIIFLIIIGIITRYYIFPIDHNTNRIFAYPLRSFLNMLVICVSIAVVASVAVLLNKKQNAKEAKQIQNLEGSSPTVSPNSTIYNADRELESLPSQSLVEATNVHYGTRPDLRRLLFEIKGSSVGVLVSGPKNMRQEVAAICSSGLVENLHFESISFTW; from the exons atggctCAAGAAAATGTGAAAAGGTCACCTTCTCAAATAAAATATGGCATGATTCAAATTACCATAAGGTTATTGGCTATATTATTGTTTCTGGGTTTGGTTTTCCTTTTCATTATGATGCCTACAACAACTTACAAACAAAAATGGATTCCTAAAGTTCAAGCAAAGACAAATAATTCCACCTATTTTGGTGCACAAG GTTTAAAGTTTATTCTGTATGCTTTACCAGTCTTTTTAATAGCTACTTTGGGATGTGTCTATCTTCACATAGCCAAAAAATCATATGAGTGCAACAATATAGACAT TGGCAATGGAAAGAACCGTGAGACAACTATATGGAATCGTCCAATCCTTGTAAAAGGTCCACTTGGAATTGTTTCTAGCACAGAGATTGCATTTTTGCTTATGTTCATTGGACTTCTTGTTTGGTCCTTAGCAACTTGGTTACACAATGACTTTGCAAATATCACATCAGAACCACCTGAGGATGGCCAAAAAGT GTGGCAAGAGAAATTGGAAAGTGCGGGATTAAGGTTAGGGCTTGTTGGGAACATATGTTTGACGTTGTTGTTTTTTCCTGTGACTCGTGGTTCATCCGTGCTACCATTGTTTGGGCTCACTTCTGAAAGTTCCATAAAATACCATATTTGGATTGGACACGTGCTCATGACAATTTTTACTTCTCATGGAATTTGTTACATCATCTATTGGGCATCTACTAATCAAATTTCTGAG ATGCTAAAATGGGAGAAAGTTGGAATATCAAATGTAGCTGGAGAGATATCTTTGCTTGCTGGTTTGTTCCTATGGGTTGCAACCATTCCTAAAATTAGGAGAAAATTCTTTGAGCTTTTTTTCTACACTCATAATCTCTACATCATTTTCATGATCTTCTTCATCTTTCATGTTGGCATTTCCTATGCCTTCTATATGCTCCCCGGTTTCTACCTCTTCTTGGTTGACCGTTACCTACGGTTTTTGCAATCTAGACGAGAAGTTCGTTTGGTTTCATCTCGTGTTTTGCCGTGCGAAACCGTAGAACTCAACTTCGCCAAGGGACATG GGTTGAGTTATAATCCCACAAGTGTGATGTTCATAAATGTACCAAGCATATCAAAATTACAATGGCATCCATTTACCATTACATCTAATAGTAAATTGGAGCCAGAAAAGCTAAGTGTTGTCATCAAAAGTGAAGGACCTTGGACACAAAAGCTCTATCAGATACTTTCAAATCCTGCACCAATCGATCGCCTTGCTATATCCATTGAAGGTCCTTATGGACCTGCTTCAACCAATTACCTAAG GCATGACACACTTGTGATGGTGAGTGGAGGAAGTGGTATCACACCATTTATCTCAATCATTAGAGAGCTAATATATCTTAGCACCACATTTAAATGCAAAACACCAAACATTGTCTTAATTTGTTCATTCAAGAGTACTTCATATCTATCAATGCTAGATTTGATCCTACCAATTACTGGCACACCATCTGATATTTCTAATCTTCAAATACAAATTGAGGCATACATCACAAGAGACAAAGAGTTTAAATCTGATATTCCAATTCATCCTCAAACTTTATGGTTTAAGCCAAATCCAACAGATGCACCAATACATGCTATGTTAGGTCCAAACTCTTGGCTTTGGCTTGGTGCTATAATCTCATCATCGTTCATCATCTTCCTTATCATAATCGGGATCATTACTCGTTACTACATTTTCCCTATCGATCATAACACGAATAGAATATTCGCGTATCCGTTAAGGTCGTTCCTTAACATGCTAGTAATATGTGTGTCAATAGCTGTTGTTGCTAGTGTAGCAGTCCTTTTGAACAAGAAACAAAATGCCAAAGAAGCAAAACAGATTCAGAACTTGGAAGGGTCATCACCAACAGTATCACCAAATTCAACGATTTACAATGCAGATAGAGAATTGGAAAGTCTTCCATCTCAGTCTCTTGTTGAAGCTACCAATGTGCATTATGGAACTAGACCTGACTTGAGAA gaCTTCTATTTGAAATCAAAGGGTCAAGTGTGGGAGTTCTTGTTTCAGGACCTAAAAATATGAGGCAGGAGGTTGCTGCCATTTGCTCATCTGGTTTAGTTGAAAATCTGCATTTTGAGTCTATAAGTTTTACCTGGTGA